A portion of the Candidatus Sulfotelmatobacter sp. genome contains these proteins:
- a CDS encoding TolC family protein codes for MIARRFETRLAAAAAMVMAAASSVAAPAAARAADSLSVRECMARAREHALQVQAAAEGLHASRQDALAARANAHPELHLHSSAWLVPDGSYDPAATNEGQFDLRLVSSMTLYDGGALGRERARAGAAAHRAETDLAAARREAAGRAAELAVGILQTTAGLRRRVASRNWTEGVVHSIEASARAGTRSPSDVARLRLDLQTLSVEIDDLDAGLERQGRELGAILVPDSIDYSFTDVRDSSWAEGPPEPADSAAVLRLFENSSEVTRATTELELARLDLASARGQRASRLGATLDAGLLGTDLTRAVPPDVPPVGAATFSDRLKRDLGASVTIDFLLPLLQPGVTATIGARESAVRAAELRANLAMNSSRRAALDLLSRWRSAARRLALQRDAASMAELHALRVQSLYLSGSGSLLDLIDARKILDEDRDQLEAARGELLLTRLEGEIGS; via the coding sequence TTGATCGCGCGTCGGTTCGAGACTCGCCTCGCGGCGGCCGCGGCCATGGTGATGGCGGCCGCGTCGAGCGTCGCCGCGCCCGCCGCGGCGCGAGCGGCCGACTCGCTTTCGGTGCGCGAGTGCATGGCGCGCGCGCGGGAACACGCGCTCCAAGTGCAGGCCGCCGCCGAGGGACTCCATGCTTCGCGTCAGGACGCCCTGGCCGCCCGCGCCAACGCCCATCCGGAACTTCACCTTCACTCCAGCGCCTGGCTGGTTCCCGACGGTTCCTATGATCCCGCGGCCACCAATGAGGGTCAGTTCGACCTGAGGCTGGTGAGCAGCATGACGCTGTACGACGGCGGCGCGCTCGGCCGGGAACGCGCCCGCGCCGGAGCCGCGGCGCACCGCGCCGAGACCGACCTGGCCGCGGCGCGGCGCGAGGCCGCCGGGCGGGCGGCCGAGCTGGCGGTCGGGATCCTCCAGACCACGGCGGGCCTGCGGCGAAGAGTCGCCTCGCGCAATTGGACCGAGGGCGTCGTTCATTCGATCGAAGCCAGCGCGCGCGCGGGAACGCGGAGCCCGTCGGACGTGGCCCGCCTGAGGCTCGATCTGCAGACCCTGTCGGTCGAGATCGATGACCTGGACGCCGGGCTCGAGCGACAGGGGCGCGAGTTGGGCGCGATACTCGTCCCCGACTCGATCGACTACTCCTTCACCGACGTGCGCGATTCGTCGTGGGCCGAAGGGCCTCCGGAGCCCGCCGACAGCGCCGCCGTCCTGCGCCTGTTCGAGAACTCGAGCGAGGTGACGCGCGCCACCACCGAGCTCGAACTGGCGCGCCTCGATCTGGCTTCGGCGCGCGGTCAGCGCGCGTCGAGGCTCGGCGCGACGCTGGACGCCGGCCTGCTCGGCACCGATCTCACGCGCGCCGTGCCGCCCGACGTGCCGCCGGTCGGCGCCGCCACGTTCTCGGATCGCCTCAAGCGCGATCTCGGCGCATCGGTCACGATCGATTTCCTGCTCCCGCTCCTGCAGCCAGGGGTCACCGCCACGATTGGGGCGCGTGAATCGGCCGTGCGCGCCGCCGAGCTGCGGGCAAACCTGGCGATGAACAGCTCGCGCCGCGCCGCGCTCGATCTGCTCAGCCGCTGGCGTTCGGCCGCGCGCCGGCTCGCGCTGCAGCGTGACGCCGCGTCGATGGCCGAACTCCACGCGTTGCGCGTGCAGAGCCTGTACTTGTCGGGATCGGGGTCACTGCTCGACCTGATCGATGCACGCAAGATTCTCGATGAAGATCGTGACCAGCTCGAGGCGGCGCGCGGCGAGTTGCTGCTCACCCGGCTCGAGGGCGAGATCGGGAGCTAG
- a CDS encoding PepSY-like domain-containing protein, whose product MRTLAIAAALVAAGWTVVAMAGEVRVKFEDLPAAVRASVQKHYPSAQRLGFSREREHGRLMFEAELNNDGRHVDASFDSLGVLKLEETTIPWHEVPQPVRTSLAASRHAGGSVTRSERIVELGSKLPPRYELAIREGDLRSELEYDSSGRLVHEEKIGRED is encoded by the coding sequence ATGCGCACGCTTGCGATCGCCGCCGCACTCGTGGCCGCGGGCTGGACCGTGGTTGCGATGGCTGGCGAAGTCCGGGTGAAGTTCGAAGATCTTCCAGCCGCGGTGCGAGCATCCGTTCAGAAGCACTATCCGAGCGCCCAGCGTCTCGGGTTCTCACGCGAGCGGGAGCACGGCCGGCTGATGTTCGAAGCCGAGCTGAACAACGATGGCCGCCACGTCGACGCGAGCTTCGATTCGCTCGGGGTGCTGAAGCTGGAAGAGACCACGATCCCCTGGCACGAGGTGCCGCAGCCGGTGCGCACGAGCCTTGCCGCTTCGCGGCACGCGGGCGGCTCCGTGACGCGTTCCGAGCGCATCGTGGAACTCGGCTCGAAACTTCCTCCGCGTTACGAGCTGGCGATCCGGGAGGGCGACCTGCGCTCCGAGCTTGAGTACGACTCCTCGGGCCGACTCGTTCACGAAGAGAAGATCGGGCGAGAGGATTGA
- a CDS encoding HAMP domain-containing sensor histidine kinase, giving the protein MKARSLEGRLVLLQLILAVAVIALFAGSAIVLSARTLEREENLALLGAASQFANSLEAEWAEDGSLARAAQSAVTDDAPAGARVEVLDENRRHVAGSSARPDRSGTTRDYTIHVPRGAWVVVGLSTEPRRRAIAALITAMALASLPLLLVTLAMSRALARRALAPLSRMTALAESAAKDGRLAPLAGPTDPEEVARLADAFHRLFARLDELLEAERRFTQDAAHELRTPLTVISGELEGFAGDARLPSSRRESLRNASDQARDLSALVEALLLLRRAEQANGDLRGMRAAVNLSDMARDATDELRARMPDRKPDLVLESQDEVLVNGDPQLLAAAIRNLLTNALKATSAGGHVQVSVFHRERECVVLVDDDGPGIAPGDRERIFDAFYRSARARAEQSGFGLGLPLLRRVARAHRGDVTVKTSPLGGARFEMRMPAWAPLEERELG; this is encoded by the coding sequence GTGAAGGCGCGTTCGCTGGAAGGCCGGCTGGTGCTGCTCCAGCTCATCCTGGCCGTGGCCGTCATCGCGCTGTTCGCGGGCTCGGCGATCGTCCTCTCGGCCCGAACCCTCGAGCGCGAGGAGAATCTCGCCTTGCTGGGGGCGGCCTCGCAGTTCGCCAACAGCCTCGAAGCCGAGTGGGCAGAAGACGGCAGTCTCGCTCGCGCGGCGCAGTCGGCGGTCACCGATGACGCGCCCGCGGGAGCTCGCGTCGAGGTGCTCGACGAGAACCGCCGCCACGTCGCCGGCAGTTCCGCGCGGCCGGATCGATCCGGCACCACGCGCGACTACACGATCCACGTGCCGCGCGGGGCCTGGGTGGTGGTGGGGCTGTCCACCGAGCCGCGCCGGCGAGCGATCGCCGCGCTGATCACGGCGATGGCGTTGGCGTCGCTGCCGCTCCTGCTCGTGACGCTGGCCATGAGCCGTGCGCTCGCGCGGCGCGCCCTTGCGCCGCTGTCTCGGATGACGGCTTTGGCGGAATCGGCGGCGAAGGATGGGCGTCTCGCGCCGCTCGCGGGGCCAACGGATCCGGAGGAGGTGGCGCGTCTCGCCGACGCGTTCCACCGGCTGTTCGCCCGTCTCGACGAGCTTCTCGAGGCGGAGCGCCGCTTCACGCAGGATGCCGCGCATGAGCTGAGGACGCCGCTCACCGTCATCTCCGGAGAGCTCGAAGGCTTCGCGGGAGACGCCCGGTTGCCCTCGAGCCGGCGCGAATCGCTGCGCAACGCCTCGGATCAGGCGCGCGACTTGAGCGCGCTGGTCGAGGCGCTGCTGCTGCTGCGACGCGCCGAGCAGGCCAACGGCGATCTTCGCGGCATGCGCGCGGCCGTCAACCTCTCCGACATGGCGCGAGACGCGACCGACGAGCTGCGCGCCCGCATGCCCGATCGAAAGCCGGACCTCGTGCTCGAGTCCCAGGACGAGGTGCTGGTGAACGGCGATCCGCAGCTGCTCGCCGCGGCGATCCGCAACCTTCTCACCAACGCTCTCAAGGCGACCTCGGCCGGCGGGCACGTTCAGGTGTCGGTGTTCCATCGCGAGCGGGAGTGCGTGGTGCTGGTGGACGACGACGGGCCGGGCATCGCCCCCGGAGATCGCGAACGAATCTTCGACGCCTTCTATCGCAGCGCGCGCGCGCGGGCCGAGCAGTCGGGCTTCGGCCTCGGCCTTCCCCTGCTGCGACGCGTGGCGCGCGCGCATCGCGGCGACGTCACGGTAAAGACCTCTCCGCTCGGCGGAGCCCGATTCGAGATGCGCATGCCGGCCTGGGCGCCGCTCGAGGAGCGCGAGCTCGGTTAA
- a CDS encoding response regulator transcription factor, translating to MRILVVEDHAPTRGLLKRSLEDAGMDAECVSRCSTALQRASQVSFDVIVLDLMLPDGDGLELCRSLRATGVTTPVLCLSARADVEDRVKGLDAGADDYLKKPFALAELHARLRALGRRAGTAPPRRVAAQATRIDFATRRLEQNGGEVPLTAREWAVLEALIARDGRVVERVELLELIWHGAGPTQSASLDVILSRLRRKLGGPGSGIGIRTLRGAGLAIEIRP from the coding sequence ATGCGGATCCTGGTGGTCGAAGACCACGCCCCGACGCGCGGGCTGCTCAAGCGCTCGCTCGAAGATGCCGGAATGGACGCGGAGTGCGTGTCGCGATGCAGCACGGCACTCCAGCGCGCGAGCCAGGTGAGTTTCGACGTCATCGTGCTCGACCTGATGCTCCCGGACGGTGACGGTCTCGAGCTCTGCCGCTCGTTACGCGCCACCGGCGTGACGACGCCGGTGCTCTGCCTGTCGGCGCGAGCCGACGTCGAGGATCGCGTGAAGGGCCTCGACGCCGGGGCCGACGACTATCTGAAGAAGCCGTTCGCGCTGGCCGAGCTGCACGCGCGGCTGCGCGCGCTCGGCCGGCGAGCCGGAACCGCGCCGCCGCGACGGGTGGCGGCCCAGGCCACGCGAATCGACTTCGCGACCCGCCGGCTCGAGCAGAACGGCGGCGAGGTGCCGCTGACCGCACGCGAGTGGGCGGTGCTCGAGGCCCTGATCGCGCGCGACGGCCGTGTGGTCGAGCGCGTGGAGCTGCTCGAGCTGATCTGGCATGGCGCGGGCCCCACCCAGTCCGCGAGCCTCGACGTGATCCTGAGCCGGCTGCGGCGCAAGCTCGGCGGTCCCGGCTCGGGCATCGGGATCCGGACCCTGCGCGGGGCCGGGCTGGCGATCGAGATCCGCCCGTGA
- a CDS encoding alpha/beta fold hydrolase has translation MSADRLAAITIPGPAGPLEALLQDREGREPALVVVVCHPHPLYGGTMHNKVVHRVASTLFGMGAAVLRFNFRGVGKSAGTHDRGEGETEDARAALAWLRWRHPGARAWLAGFSFGSWIAARLTAESPEVERVILVAPALKTSSFASMYRARAAKLVIQGTADDVCPPELLEKDFPNWAEPKRLVWIQGATHFFDRKLGELGEALAKALRDDLAV, from the coding sequence TTGAGCGCGGACCGGCTCGCGGCGATCACGATTCCCGGTCCGGCCGGGCCGCTCGAGGCGCTGCTTCAGGATCGCGAGGGCCGCGAGCCGGCGCTGGTGGTGGTGGTTTGCCATCCGCATCCGCTCTATGGCGGCACAATGCACAACAAGGTCGTGCACCGCGTGGCGTCGACCCTGTTCGGCATGGGCGCGGCGGTGCTGCGCTTCAACTTCCGCGGCGTGGGGAAGAGCGCCGGCACTCACGATCGCGGCGAGGGCGAGACGGAGGACGCTCGCGCCGCGCTCGCCTGGCTGCGGTGGCGCCACCCCGGTGCGCGCGCCTGGCTCGCCGGCTTCTCGTTCGGCTCCTGGATCGCGGCTCGGCTCACCGCCGAATCCCCCGAGGTCGAGCGCGTGATCCTGGTGGCGCCGGCGCTCAAGACCTCGAGCTTCGCGAGCATGTACCGCGCGAGAGCCGCCAAGCTCGTGATCCAGGGCACCGCCGACGACGTCTGCCCGCCGGAGCTGCTCGAAAAGGACTTCCCGAACTGGGCGGAGCCGAAGCGCCTGGTGTGGATCCAGGGCGCGACCCATTTCTTCGACCGCAAGCTCGGCGAGCTGGGCGAGGCGCTGGCGAAGGCGCTCCGGGACGACCTTGCCGTGTAG